One segment of Rosa chinensis cultivar Old Blush chromosome 6, RchiOBHm-V2, whole genome shotgun sequence DNA contains the following:
- the LOC112172156 gene encoding putative lysine-specific demethylase JMJ16 isoform X2, whose amino-acid sequence MKNNSVPPGFAPRTSFTLKRAEVSVVGAEETHRSNAVVDTSKQGPIQMDATSDMTALEKVKTFLHNRPWLLFDQSDHTSVQSDPQQFHMEPPPKTCPNGVTRGSPESSYCVKEPRLPKGVTRGCPESGYCVKVTERWHPEGAVIDTLEKAPVFYPTHEEFKDTLKYVTSISARAAQYGICRISPPPSWKPPSLLEENSIWNSSTFAPHIQRIDGLGSKMDGSDESTKKKRRISTVGLDSGFESTSSLGETGQSDVNCFESEPGPEFTLDSFKRYADDFKHQYFCKSDVIGNQEQWEPSVENIEAEYKRIIENPTEGIEVLCGNYLETKAFGSGFPTVSHDSNPLETSDYPDCLPSGWNLNNLPRLPGSLLSFESHDTCHILVPQTRVGMCFSSSLWRVEEHHLYSLCYNHLGAPKVWYGVPGKSRINFEAAMRKSFPDLLKQHRLVKQVSPSTLKSEDIPVFRCIQRPGEFVLVFPGAYHSEFDCGFNFSERACFAPLDWLPHGQNAVELYSEQGRKTAISYDKVLLGAAREAVRAQWEISLLKKNKNSENLRWKNACLKDGILTEALKLRLKSEEIRRKYFCTSLKSQRMNSDFDATMKRECSICFCDLHFSAVGCPCSVDRYSCLFHAKQFCFCAWSNKFFLYRHEISELNLLVEALEGKLSAVIKWAKDDLGLYLHEHLPKSNAQSPGQVDNPISPTDKIKPKQYTSEDITPPILSCGTGPIYLTDKRKLKQYTLEDISPPILGFGSASSIKAELKARMLQSTISNMLKANGNPIASLDAATSAASSIRAELKARLLQSSISNTLKGNDNPTGSLNAATANGNGRNPASSIEVEMKAHEFQSTIPNEYKGVCTPQQPMAAVETPILPIEVASDVSSVTSSESSSESDDIIPDLGKLSEASHQAESTAPQNIHILSDDSDG is encoded by the exons ATGAAAAACAATTCGGTTCCACCTGGTTTTGCGCCTCGTACTTCCTTCACGCTGAAGAGGGCAGAAGTCTCAGTTGTGGGAGCTGAAGAAACCCATAGGTCCAATGCTGTTGTGGATACTTCCAAGCAAGGGCCAATCCAGATGGATGCAACATCTGACATGACTGCCTTGGAGAAGGTCAAAACATTTCTTCACAATAGGCCATGGTTGCTTTTCGACCAAAGTGATCACACTTCAGTGCAATCTGACCCACAACAGTTTCATATG GAACCCCCTCCGAAAACGTGCCCCAATGGTGTTACTCGTGGAAGCCCTGAATCCAGTTATTGTGTAAAG GAACCCCGCCTCCCGAAAGGTGTTACTCGTGGATGTCCAGAATCCGGTTATTGTGTAAAG GTAACAGAAAGGTGGCATCCTGAGGGTGCAGTAATAGACACTCTTGAAAAGGCTCCTGTTTTCTATCCAACACATGAG GAATTTAAGGACACTCTTAAGTATGTTACAAGTATAAGTGCAAGAGCAGCGCAATATGGTATCTGTCGTATTAGTCCTCCTCCTTCCTGGAAACCTCCATCCCTTCTTGAGGAAAACAGCATATGGAATAGTTCCACATTTGCTCCCCATATTCAGCGGATTGATGGGCTGGGGAGTAAAATGGATGGCTCTGATGAGAgcacaaaaaagaagagaagaatctCGACAGTGGGTTTGGACTCTGGATTTGAATCTACCTCAAGTCTGGGTGAAACAGGACAGTCTGATGTCAATTGCTTTGAATCGGAACCTGGTCCAGAATTCACTCTTGACAGTTTTAAGAGGTATGCAGATGATTTCAAGCATCAGTATTTCTGCAAAAGTGACGTCATAGGTAATCAAGAGCAGTGGGAGCCGTCAGTGGAGAATATTGAAGCTGAATATAAACGTATCATTGAAAACCCAACTGAAGGAATCGAG GTGCTTTGTGGAAATTATTTGGAGACTAAAGCGTTTGGCAGTGGATTTCCAACAGTATCACATGATTCCAATCCTTTGGAAACATCAGATTACCCTGATTGCTTGCCATCTGGCTGGAATTTAAATAATCTACCCAGACTCCCtggttctcttctttcttttgaaagCCATGACACATGTCATATTTTAGTGCCTCAGACTCGTGTAGGAATGTGTTTTTCATCTAGTCTTTGG AGAGTTGAAGAGCACCACTTATACTCATTGTGTTACAATCATCTGGGTGCTCCTAAAGTTTGGTATGGTGTCCCTGGGAAATCCCGCATAAATTTTGAGGCAGCCATGAGGAAGTCCTTTCCAGATTTATTAAAACAGCATAGGCTG GTTAAGCAAGTATCCCCCTCCACATTGAAATCAGAGGACATTCCTGTCTTTCGTTGCATTCAGCGTCCTGGAGAGTTTGTTCTTGTCTTCCCTGGAGCTTATCATTCAGAATTCGATTGTGGCTTTAATTTTTCTGAGAGGGCATGTTTTGCTCCTCTAGACTGGTTGCCTCATGGACAGAATGCTGTTGAACTTTACTCTGAACAGGGGAGGAAAACAGCTATATCCTATGATAAGGTGTTGCTTGGAGCAGCTAGGGAAGCTGTAAGGGCACAATGGGAAATTTCACTgttgaagaagaacaaaaactcAGAGAATTTACGCTGGAAAAATGCCTGCTTAAAGGATGGGATCTTAACAGAAGCACTCAAG tTGCGTCTCAAGTCTGAAGAGATTCGAAGGAAATATTTTTGCACCTCTTTGAAGTCACAGAGGATGAATTCAGATTTTGATGCTACCATGAAAAGGGAATGCAGCATTTGTTTCTGCGATCTTCATTTCTCTGCAGTAGGTTGTCCTTGTTCTGTAGACAGATACTCATGTCTGTTTCATGCAAAGCAGTTCTGTTTTTGTGCTTGGAGTAACAAGTTTTTCCTCTACCGTCATGAAATCAGCGAGCTAAATCTACTTGTTGAAGCTTTGGAAGGAAAATTAAGTGCAGTCATCAAATGGGCGAAAGATGATCTTGGCCTGTATTTGCATGAACATCTTCCCAAAAGCAATGCACAATCACCTGGGCAGGTGGATAATCCCATCTCTCCCACTGATAAAATAAAGCCGAAACAGTACACATCGGAAGATATAACGCCACCGATTTTGAGTTGTGGCACTGGTCCCATTTATCTCACTGATAAAAGAAAGCTGAAACAGTACACATTGGAAGATATATCGCCACCGATTTTGGGTTTTGGCTCTGCTTCTAGCATAAAGGCGGAATTGAAGGCACGTATGCTGCAATCCACAATTTCAAACATGTTGAAAGCAAACGGTAATCCAATAGCTTCCCTTGATGCTGCAACCAGTGCTGCTTCTAGCATCAGGGCTGAATTGAAGGCACGTCTCCTGCAATCCTCAATCTCCAACACATTGAAAGGAAATGATAATCCAACAGGATCACTCAATGCTGCAACAGCCAATGGCAATGGTAGAAATCCTGCTTCTAGCATCGAGGTAGAGATGAAGGCACATGAATTCCAATCAACAATCCCAAATGAATATAAAGGCGTGTGCACTCCGCAACAGCCAATGGCAGCGGTAGAAACTCCTATTCTGCCTATAGAGGTGGCCTCTGATGTTTCATCTGTAACTTCAAGTGAATCATCCTCGGAATCTGATGATATAATACCAGATCTTGGCAAGCTTTCAGAAGCTAGTCATCAAGCAGAAAGTACGGCACCTCAGAACATTCATATTCTTAGTGATGACAGTGATGGTTAA
- the LOC112172156 gene encoding putative lysine-specific demethylase JMJ16 isoform X1 — protein MKNNSVPPGFAPRTSFTLKRAEVSVVGAEETHRSNAVVDTSKQGPIQMDATSDMTALEKVKTFLHNRPWLLFDQSDHTSVQSDPQQFHMEPPPKTCPNGVTRGSPESSYCVKEPRLPKGVTRGCPESGYCVKVTERWHPEGAVIDTLEKAPVFYPTHEEFKDTLKYVTSISARAAQYGICRISPPPSWKPPSLLEENSIWNSSTFAPHIQRIDGLGSKMDGSDESTKKKRRISTVGLDSGFESTSSLGETGQSDVNCFESEPGPEFTLDSFKRYADDFKHQYFCKSDVIGNQEQWEPSVENIEAEYKRIIENPTEGIEVLCGNYLETKAFGSGFPTVSHDSNPLETSDYPDCLPSGWNLNNLPRLPGSLLSFESHDTCHILVPQTRVGMCFSSSLWRVEEHHLYSLCYNHLGAPKVWYGVPGKSRINFEAAMRKSFPDLLKQHRLVSHTKVKQVSPSTLKSEDIPVFRCIQRPGEFVLVFPGAYHSEFDCGFNFSERACFAPLDWLPHGQNAVELYSEQGRKTAISYDKVLLGAAREAVRAQWEISLLKKNKNSENLRWKNACLKDGILTEALKLRLKSEEIRRKYFCTSLKSQRMNSDFDATMKRECSICFCDLHFSAVGCPCSVDRYSCLFHAKQFCFCAWSNKFFLYRHEISELNLLVEALEGKLSAVIKWAKDDLGLYLHEHLPKSNAQSPGQVDNPISPTDKIKPKQYTSEDITPPILSCGTGPIYLTDKRKLKQYTLEDISPPILGFGSASSIKAELKARMLQSTISNMLKANGNPIASLDAATSAASSIRAELKARLLQSSISNTLKGNDNPTGSLNAATANGNGRNPASSIEVEMKAHEFQSTIPNEYKGVCTPQQPMAAVETPILPIEVASDVSSVTSSESSSESDDIIPDLGKLSEASHQAESTAPQNIHILSDDSDG, from the exons ATGAAAAACAATTCGGTTCCACCTGGTTTTGCGCCTCGTACTTCCTTCACGCTGAAGAGGGCAGAAGTCTCAGTTGTGGGAGCTGAAGAAACCCATAGGTCCAATGCTGTTGTGGATACTTCCAAGCAAGGGCCAATCCAGATGGATGCAACATCTGACATGACTGCCTTGGAGAAGGTCAAAACATTTCTTCACAATAGGCCATGGTTGCTTTTCGACCAAAGTGATCACACTTCAGTGCAATCTGACCCACAACAGTTTCATATG GAACCCCCTCCGAAAACGTGCCCCAATGGTGTTACTCGTGGAAGCCCTGAATCCAGTTATTGTGTAAAG GAACCCCGCCTCCCGAAAGGTGTTACTCGTGGATGTCCAGAATCCGGTTATTGTGTAAAG GTAACAGAAAGGTGGCATCCTGAGGGTGCAGTAATAGACACTCTTGAAAAGGCTCCTGTTTTCTATCCAACACATGAG GAATTTAAGGACACTCTTAAGTATGTTACAAGTATAAGTGCAAGAGCAGCGCAATATGGTATCTGTCGTATTAGTCCTCCTCCTTCCTGGAAACCTCCATCCCTTCTTGAGGAAAACAGCATATGGAATAGTTCCACATTTGCTCCCCATATTCAGCGGATTGATGGGCTGGGGAGTAAAATGGATGGCTCTGATGAGAgcacaaaaaagaagagaagaatctCGACAGTGGGTTTGGACTCTGGATTTGAATCTACCTCAAGTCTGGGTGAAACAGGACAGTCTGATGTCAATTGCTTTGAATCGGAACCTGGTCCAGAATTCACTCTTGACAGTTTTAAGAGGTATGCAGATGATTTCAAGCATCAGTATTTCTGCAAAAGTGACGTCATAGGTAATCAAGAGCAGTGGGAGCCGTCAGTGGAGAATATTGAAGCTGAATATAAACGTATCATTGAAAACCCAACTGAAGGAATCGAG GTGCTTTGTGGAAATTATTTGGAGACTAAAGCGTTTGGCAGTGGATTTCCAACAGTATCACATGATTCCAATCCTTTGGAAACATCAGATTACCCTGATTGCTTGCCATCTGGCTGGAATTTAAATAATCTACCCAGACTCCCtggttctcttctttcttttgaaagCCATGACACATGTCATATTTTAGTGCCTCAGACTCGTGTAGGAATGTGTTTTTCATCTAGTCTTTGG AGAGTTGAAGAGCACCACTTATACTCATTGTGTTACAATCATCTGGGTGCTCCTAAAGTTTGGTATGGTGTCCCTGGGAAATCCCGCATAAATTTTGAGGCAGCCATGAGGAAGTCCTTTCCAGATTTATTAAAACAGCATAGGCTGGTGAGCCATACTAAA GTTAAGCAAGTATCCCCCTCCACATTGAAATCAGAGGACATTCCTGTCTTTCGTTGCATTCAGCGTCCTGGAGAGTTTGTTCTTGTCTTCCCTGGAGCTTATCATTCAGAATTCGATTGTGGCTTTAATTTTTCTGAGAGGGCATGTTTTGCTCCTCTAGACTGGTTGCCTCATGGACAGAATGCTGTTGAACTTTACTCTGAACAGGGGAGGAAAACAGCTATATCCTATGATAAGGTGTTGCTTGGAGCAGCTAGGGAAGCTGTAAGGGCACAATGGGAAATTTCACTgttgaagaagaacaaaaactcAGAGAATTTACGCTGGAAAAATGCCTGCTTAAAGGATGGGATCTTAACAGAAGCACTCAAG tTGCGTCTCAAGTCTGAAGAGATTCGAAGGAAATATTTTTGCACCTCTTTGAAGTCACAGAGGATGAATTCAGATTTTGATGCTACCATGAAAAGGGAATGCAGCATTTGTTTCTGCGATCTTCATTTCTCTGCAGTAGGTTGTCCTTGTTCTGTAGACAGATACTCATGTCTGTTTCATGCAAAGCAGTTCTGTTTTTGTGCTTGGAGTAACAAGTTTTTCCTCTACCGTCATGAAATCAGCGAGCTAAATCTACTTGTTGAAGCTTTGGAAGGAAAATTAAGTGCAGTCATCAAATGGGCGAAAGATGATCTTGGCCTGTATTTGCATGAACATCTTCCCAAAAGCAATGCACAATCACCTGGGCAGGTGGATAATCCCATCTCTCCCACTGATAAAATAAAGCCGAAACAGTACACATCGGAAGATATAACGCCACCGATTTTGAGTTGTGGCACTGGTCCCATTTATCTCACTGATAAAAGAAAGCTGAAACAGTACACATTGGAAGATATATCGCCACCGATTTTGGGTTTTGGCTCTGCTTCTAGCATAAAGGCGGAATTGAAGGCACGTATGCTGCAATCCACAATTTCAAACATGTTGAAAGCAAACGGTAATCCAATAGCTTCCCTTGATGCTGCAACCAGTGCTGCTTCTAGCATCAGGGCTGAATTGAAGGCACGTCTCCTGCAATCCTCAATCTCCAACACATTGAAAGGAAATGATAATCCAACAGGATCACTCAATGCTGCAACAGCCAATGGCAATGGTAGAAATCCTGCTTCTAGCATCGAGGTAGAGATGAAGGCACATGAATTCCAATCAACAATCCCAAATGAATATAAAGGCGTGTGCACTCCGCAACAGCCAATGGCAGCGGTAGAAACTCCTATTCTGCCTATAGAGGTGGCCTCTGATGTTTCATCTGTAACTTCAAGTGAATCATCCTCGGAATCTGATGATATAATACCAGATCTTGGCAAGCTTTCAGAAGCTAGTCATCAAGCAGAAAGTACGGCACCTCAGAACATTCATATTCTTAGTGATGACAGTGATGGTTAA
- the LOC112172156 gene encoding putative lysine-specific demethylase JMJ16 isoform X3, protein MKNNSVPPGFAPRTSFTLKRAEVSVVGAEETHRSNAVVDTSKQGPIQMDATSDMTALEKVKTFLHNRPWLLFDQSDHTSVQSDPQQFHMEPPPKTCPNGVTRGSPESSYCVKVTERWHPEGAVIDTLEKAPVFYPTHEEFKDTLKYVTSISARAAQYGICRISPPPSWKPPSLLEENSIWNSSTFAPHIQRIDGLGSKMDGSDESTKKKRRISTVGLDSGFESTSSLGETGQSDVNCFESEPGPEFTLDSFKRYADDFKHQYFCKSDVIGNQEQWEPSVENIEAEYKRIIENPTEGIEVLCGNYLETKAFGSGFPTVSHDSNPLETSDYPDCLPSGWNLNNLPRLPGSLLSFESHDTCHILVPQTRVGMCFSSSLWRVEEHHLYSLCYNHLGAPKVWYGVPGKSRINFEAAMRKSFPDLLKQHRLVSHTKVKQVSPSTLKSEDIPVFRCIQRPGEFVLVFPGAYHSEFDCGFNFSERACFAPLDWLPHGQNAVELYSEQGRKTAISYDKVLLGAAREAVRAQWEISLLKKNKNSENLRWKNACLKDGILTEALKLRLKSEEIRRKYFCTSLKSQRMNSDFDATMKRECSICFCDLHFSAVGCPCSVDRYSCLFHAKQFCFCAWSNKFFLYRHEISELNLLVEALEGKLSAVIKWAKDDLGLYLHEHLPKSNAQSPGQVDNPISPTDKIKPKQYTSEDITPPILSCGTGPIYLTDKRKLKQYTLEDISPPILGFGSASSIKAELKARMLQSTISNMLKANGNPIASLDAATSAASSIRAELKARLLQSSISNTLKGNDNPTGSLNAATANGNGRNPASSIEVEMKAHEFQSTIPNEYKGVCTPQQPMAAVETPILPIEVASDVSSVTSSESSSESDDIIPDLGKLSEASHQAESTAPQNIHILSDDSDG, encoded by the exons ATGAAAAACAATTCGGTTCCACCTGGTTTTGCGCCTCGTACTTCCTTCACGCTGAAGAGGGCAGAAGTCTCAGTTGTGGGAGCTGAAGAAACCCATAGGTCCAATGCTGTTGTGGATACTTCCAAGCAAGGGCCAATCCAGATGGATGCAACATCTGACATGACTGCCTTGGAGAAGGTCAAAACATTTCTTCACAATAGGCCATGGTTGCTTTTCGACCAAAGTGATCACACTTCAGTGCAATCTGACCCACAACAGTTTCATATG GAACCCCCTCCGAAAACGTGCCCCAATGGTGTTACTCGTGGAAGCCCTGAATCCAGTTATTGTGTAAAG GTAACAGAAAGGTGGCATCCTGAGGGTGCAGTAATAGACACTCTTGAAAAGGCTCCTGTTTTCTATCCAACACATGAG GAATTTAAGGACACTCTTAAGTATGTTACAAGTATAAGTGCAAGAGCAGCGCAATATGGTATCTGTCGTATTAGTCCTCCTCCTTCCTGGAAACCTCCATCCCTTCTTGAGGAAAACAGCATATGGAATAGTTCCACATTTGCTCCCCATATTCAGCGGATTGATGGGCTGGGGAGTAAAATGGATGGCTCTGATGAGAgcacaaaaaagaagagaagaatctCGACAGTGGGTTTGGACTCTGGATTTGAATCTACCTCAAGTCTGGGTGAAACAGGACAGTCTGATGTCAATTGCTTTGAATCGGAACCTGGTCCAGAATTCACTCTTGACAGTTTTAAGAGGTATGCAGATGATTTCAAGCATCAGTATTTCTGCAAAAGTGACGTCATAGGTAATCAAGAGCAGTGGGAGCCGTCAGTGGAGAATATTGAAGCTGAATATAAACGTATCATTGAAAACCCAACTGAAGGAATCGAG GTGCTTTGTGGAAATTATTTGGAGACTAAAGCGTTTGGCAGTGGATTTCCAACAGTATCACATGATTCCAATCCTTTGGAAACATCAGATTACCCTGATTGCTTGCCATCTGGCTGGAATTTAAATAATCTACCCAGACTCCCtggttctcttctttcttttgaaagCCATGACACATGTCATATTTTAGTGCCTCAGACTCGTGTAGGAATGTGTTTTTCATCTAGTCTTTGG AGAGTTGAAGAGCACCACTTATACTCATTGTGTTACAATCATCTGGGTGCTCCTAAAGTTTGGTATGGTGTCCCTGGGAAATCCCGCATAAATTTTGAGGCAGCCATGAGGAAGTCCTTTCCAGATTTATTAAAACAGCATAGGCTGGTGAGCCATACTAAA GTTAAGCAAGTATCCCCCTCCACATTGAAATCAGAGGACATTCCTGTCTTTCGTTGCATTCAGCGTCCTGGAGAGTTTGTTCTTGTCTTCCCTGGAGCTTATCATTCAGAATTCGATTGTGGCTTTAATTTTTCTGAGAGGGCATGTTTTGCTCCTCTAGACTGGTTGCCTCATGGACAGAATGCTGTTGAACTTTACTCTGAACAGGGGAGGAAAACAGCTATATCCTATGATAAGGTGTTGCTTGGAGCAGCTAGGGAAGCTGTAAGGGCACAATGGGAAATTTCACTgttgaagaagaacaaaaactcAGAGAATTTACGCTGGAAAAATGCCTGCTTAAAGGATGGGATCTTAACAGAAGCACTCAAG tTGCGTCTCAAGTCTGAAGAGATTCGAAGGAAATATTTTTGCACCTCTTTGAAGTCACAGAGGATGAATTCAGATTTTGATGCTACCATGAAAAGGGAATGCAGCATTTGTTTCTGCGATCTTCATTTCTCTGCAGTAGGTTGTCCTTGTTCTGTAGACAGATACTCATGTCTGTTTCATGCAAAGCAGTTCTGTTTTTGTGCTTGGAGTAACAAGTTTTTCCTCTACCGTCATGAAATCAGCGAGCTAAATCTACTTGTTGAAGCTTTGGAAGGAAAATTAAGTGCAGTCATCAAATGGGCGAAAGATGATCTTGGCCTGTATTTGCATGAACATCTTCCCAAAAGCAATGCACAATCACCTGGGCAGGTGGATAATCCCATCTCTCCCACTGATAAAATAAAGCCGAAACAGTACACATCGGAAGATATAACGCCACCGATTTTGAGTTGTGGCACTGGTCCCATTTATCTCACTGATAAAAGAAAGCTGAAACAGTACACATTGGAAGATATATCGCCACCGATTTTGGGTTTTGGCTCTGCTTCTAGCATAAAGGCGGAATTGAAGGCACGTATGCTGCAATCCACAATTTCAAACATGTTGAAAGCAAACGGTAATCCAATAGCTTCCCTTGATGCTGCAACCAGTGCTGCTTCTAGCATCAGGGCTGAATTGAAGGCACGTCTCCTGCAATCCTCAATCTCCAACACATTGAAAGGAAATGATAATCCAACAGGATCACTCAATGCTGCAACAGCCAATGGCAATGGTAGAAATCCTGCTTCTAGCATCGAGGTAGAGATGAAGGCACATGAATTCCAATCAACAATCCCAAATGAATATAAAGGCGTGTGCACTCCGCAACAGCCAATGGCAGCGGTAGAAACTCCTATTCTGCCTATAGAGGTGGCCTCTGATGTTTCATCTGTAACTTCAAGTGAATCATCCTCGGAATCTGATGATATAATACCAGATCTTGGCAAGCTTTCAGAAGCTAGTCATCAAGCAGAAAGTACGGCACCTCAGAACATTCATATTCTTAGTGATGACAGTGATGGTTAA
- the LOC112172156 gene encoding putative lysine-specific demethylase JMJ16 isoform X4 has protein sequence MKNNSVPPGFAPRTSFTLKRAEVSVVGAEETHRSNAVVDTSKQGPIQMDATSDMTALEKVKTFLHNRPWLLFDQSDHTSVQSDPQQFHMEPRLPKGVTRGCPESGYCVKVTERWHPEGAVIDTLEKAPVFYPTHEEFKDTLKYVTSISARAAQYGICRISPPPSWKPPSLLEENSIWNSSTFAPHIQRIDGLGSKMDGSDESTKKKRRISTVGLDSGFESTSSLGETGQSDVNCFESEPGPEFTLDSFKRYADDFKHQYFCKSDVIGNQEQWEPSVENIEAEYKRIIENPTEGIEVLCGNYLETKAFGSGFPTVSHDSNPLETSDYPDCLPSGWNLNNLPRLPGSLLSFESHDTCHILVPQTRVGMCFSSSLWRVEEHHLYSLCYNHLGAPKVWYGVPGKSRINFEAAMRKSFPDLLKQHRLVSHTKVKQVSPSTLKSEDIPVFRCIQRPGEFVLVFPGAYHSEFDCGFNFSERACFAPLDWLPHGQNAVELYSEQGRKTAISYDKVLLGAAREAVRAQWEISLLKKNKNSENLRWKNACLKDGILTEALKLRLKSEEIRRKYFCTSLKSQRMNSDFDATMKRECSICFCDLHFSAVGCPCSVDRYSCLFHAKQFCFCAWSNKFFLYRHEISELNLLVEALEGKLSAVIKWAKDDLGLYLHEHLPKSNAQSPGQVDNPISPTDKIKPKQYTSEDITPPILSCGTGPIYLTDKRKLKQYTLEDISPPILGFGSASSIKAELKARMLQSTISNMLKANGNPIASLDAATSAASSIRAELKARLLQSSISNTLKGNDNPTGSLNAATANGNGRNPASSIEVEMKAHEFQSTIPNEYKGVCTPQQPMAAVETPILPIEVASDVSSVTSSESSSESDDIIPDLGKLSEASHQAESTAPQNIHILSDDSDG, from the exons ATGAAAAACAATTCGGTTCCACCTGGTTTTGCGCCTCGTACTTCCTTCACGCTGAAGAGGGCAGAAGTCTCAGTTGTGGGAGCTGAAGAAACCCATAGGTCCAATGCTGTTGTGGATACTTCCAAGCAAGGGCCAATCCAGATGGATGCAACATCTGACATGACTGCCTTGGAGAAGGTCAAAACATTTCTTCACAATAGGCCATGGTTGCTTTTCGACCAAAGTGATCACACTTCAGTGCAATCTGACCCACAACAGTTTCATATG GAACCCCGCCTCCCGAAAGGTGTTACTCGTGGATGTCCAGAATCCGGTTATTGTGTAAAG GTAACAGAAAGGTGGCATCCTGAGGGTGCAGTAATAGACACTCTTGAAAAGGCTCCTGTTTTCTATCCAACACATGAG GAATTTAAGGACACTCTTAAGTATGTTACAAGTATAAGTGCAAGAGCAGCGCAATATGGTATCTGTCGTATTAGTCCTCCTCCTTCCTGGAAACCTCCATCCCTTCTTGAGGAAAACAGCATATGGAATAGTTCCACATTTGCTCCCCATATTCAGCGGATTGATGGGCTGGGGAGTAAAATGGATGGCTCTGATGAGAgcacaaaaaagaagagaagaatctCGACAGTGGGTTTGGACTCTGGATTTGAATCTACCTCAAGTCTGGGTGAAACAGGACAGTCTGATGTCAATTGCTTTGAATCGGAACCTGGTCCAGAATTCACTCTTGACAGTTTTAAGAGGTATGCAGATGATTTCAAGCATCAGTATTTCTGCAAAAGTGACGTCATAGGTAATCAAGAGCAGTGGGAGCCGTCAGTGGAGAATATTGAAGCTGAATATAAACGTATCATTGAAAACCCAACTGAAGGAATCGAG GTGCTTTGTGGAAATTATTTGGAGACTAAAGCGTTTGGCAGTGGATTTCCAACAGTATCACATGATTCCAATCCTTTGGAAACATCAGATTACCCTGATTGCTTGCCATCTGGCTGGAATTTAAATAATCTACCCAGACTCCCtggttctcttctttcttttgaaagCCATGACACATGTCATATTTTAGTGCCTCAGACTCGTGTAGGAATGTGTTTTTCATCTAGTCTTTGG AGAGTTGAAGAGCACCACTTATACTCATTGTGTTACAATCATCTGGGTGCTCCTAAAGTTTGGTATGGTGTCCCTGGGAAATCCCGCATAAATTTTGAGGCAGCCATGAGGAAGTCCTTTCCAGATTTATTAAAACAGCATAGGCTGGTGAGCCATACTAAA GTTAAGCAAGTATCCCCCTCCACATTGAAATCAGAGGACATTCCTGTCTTTCGTTGCATTCAGCGTCCTGGAGAGTTTGTTCTTGTCTTCCCTGGAGCTTATCATTCAGAATTCGATTGTGGCTTTAATTTTTCTGAGAGGGCATGTTTTGCTCCTCTAGACTGGTTGCCTCATGGACAGAATGCTGTTGAACTTTACTCTGAACAGGGGAGGAAAACAGCTATATCCTATGATAAGGTGTTGCTTGGAGCAGCTAGGGAAGCTGTAAGGGCACAATGGGAAATTTCACTgttgaagaagaacaaaaactcAGAGAATTTACGCTGGAAAAATGCCTGCTTAAAGGATGGGATCTTAACAGAAGCACTCAAG tTGCGTCTCAAGTCTGAAGAGATTCGAAGGAAATATTTTTGCACCTCTTTGAAGTCACAGAGGATGAATTCAGATTTTGATGCTACCATGAAAAGGGAATGCAGCATTTGTTTCTGCGATCTTCATTTCTCTGCAGTAGGTTGTCCTTGTTCTGTAGACAGATACTCATGTCTGTTTCATGCAAAGCAGTTCTGTTTTTGTGCTTGGAGTAACAAGTTTTTCCTCTACCGTCATGAAATCAGCGAGCTAAATCTACTTGTTGAAGCTTTGGAAGGAAAATTAAGTGCAGTCATCAAATGGGCGAAAGATGATCTTGGCCTGTATTTGCATGAACATCTTCCCAAAAGCAATGCACAATCACCTGGGCAGGTGGATAATCCCATCTCTCCCACTGATAAAATAAAGCCGAAACAGTACACATCGGAAGATATAACGCCACCGATTTTGAGTTGTGGCACTGGTCCCATTTATCTCACTGATAAAAGAAAGCTGAAACAGTACACATTGGAAGATATATCGCCACCGATTTTGGGTTTTGGCTCTGCTTCTAGCATAAAGGCGGAATTGAAGGCACGTATGCTGCAATCCACAATTTCAAACATGTTGAAAGCAAACGGTAATCCAATAGCTTCCCTTGATGCTGCAACCAGTGCTGCTTCTAGCATCAGGGCTGAATTGAAGGCACGTCTCCTGCAATCCTCAATCTCCAACACATTGAAAGGAAATGATAATCCAACAGGATCACTCAATGCTGCAACAGCCAATGGCAATGGTAGAAATCCTGCTTCTAGCATCGAGGTAGAGATGAAGGCACATGAATTCCAATCAACAATCCCAAATGAATATAAAGGCGTGTGCACTCCGCAACAGCCAATGGCAGCGGTAGAAACTCCTATTCTGCCTATAGAGGTGGCCTCTGATGTTTCATCTGTAACTTCAAGTGAATCATCCTCGGAATCTGATGATATAATACCAGATCTTGGCAAGCTTTCAGAAGCTAGTCATCAAGCAGAAAGTACGGCACCTCAGAACATTCATATTCTTAGTGATGACAGTGATGGTTAA